A window of bacterium contains these coding sequences:
- a CDS encoding FAD-dependent oxidoreductase produces MKHVVVIGGGVAGLSCATILAREKFRVTLLERRPYLGGRACTQPTTPPLDNGPHLVSGNYRMLRGLLDYVGKPLPIDAKFTSIEWFDDKNRKQRLTPGKFRLFTLWEMYRAFGLDGLRFAKCLFALSLTHQSKWKTVDDWVQHHRFSDRIRDFLRLFVMSTINTPIELTDFSLFRTVVTESLFLKGEYAKLFRVTPLTEMIITPLRDNLLQNGVDIQTGIPVTQIQPSESCITVICGSTEIECDEVVLAVPARARMLLISDSDIQYSPIVTVRIQVQGIKPGWVGFSKGAIDWVFVSAGTPAILEAVTSGNPEWASLSHQDIYRNVAEQLQTIFPELVIVKEMGIVKELTATPLQTQQWQQARLPPKLVIPHVWRASDDLATGLPATLESAACAGVWTALAITGKLRGDANEICPRTLS; encoded by the coding sequence TTATCATGTGCGACAATTCTTGCGCGAGAAAAATTCCGGGTAACGTTACTCGAACGAAGACCTTACTTGGGTGGACGCGCGTGTACCCAACCTACCACTCCTCCCTTAGACAATGGACCCCATTTAGTTTCCGGTAATTATCGCATGTTGCGAGGTTTGCTCGATTACGTTGGAAAGCCGTTACCAATCGACGCAAAATTTACTTCGATTGAATGGTTTGATGACAAGAATCGCAAACAGCGCTTGACTCCGGGGAAATTTCGGCTCTTTACGCTTTGGGAAATGTACCGAGCCTTTGGATTGGATGGATTGAGATTTGCGAAATGCCTGTTTGCATTATCCCTCACTCATCAATCAAAGTGGAAAACAGTCGACGATTGGGTACAACACCATCGGTTCAGTGACCGAATCCGTGATTTTCTCCGATTGTTTGTGATGTCAACAATCAATACACCAATCGAACTGACAGATTTTTCGTTATTTCGTACCGTTGTAACTGAGTCGCTCTTTCTGAAAGGCGAGTATGCGAAGCTGTTCCGGGTGACTCCACTCACTGAAATGATAATTACGCCTCTGAGAGATAATCTTTTACAAAATGGTGTTGATATTCAAACTGGAATTCCCGTGACTCAAATCCAACCCAGTGAAAGTTGTATAACGGTTATTTGTGGTTCGACGGAAATTGAATGTGACGAGGTAGTACTTGCCGTTCCAGCCCGAGCCCGCATGTTACTGATTAGCGATAGTGATATACAGTATTCTCCTATTGTTACAGTGCGGATACAAGTTCAAGGCATTAAGCCGGGATGGGTAGGTTTTTCTAAAGGTGCCATCGACTGGGTCTTCGTTTCGGCAGGCACGCCCGCTATCTTGGAAGCGGTGACCAGCGGAAACCCGGAGTGGGCGTCGCTATCCCATCAAGATATCTATCGGAATGTTGCAGAACAGCTTCAGACAATTTTCCCGGAATTGGTAATTGTTAAGGAGATGGGAATTGTAAAAGAACTTACCGCGACTCCCCTGCAAACCCAACAATGGCAACAGGCAAGGCTTCCACCAAAGTTGGTGATCCCACATGTTTGGCGAGCCTCCGACGATTTAGCAACCGGTTTGCCGGCGACGTTGGAAAGTGCCGCTTGTGCCGGAGTTTGGACAGCGCTCGCTATCACAGGAAAATTACGGGGAGATGCCAACGAGATTTGTCCTCGAACACTTTCGTGA
- a CDS encoding T9SS type A sorting domain-containing protein, translated as MKRWSLGSSRMMWLALALGFVLTTAIPALAAWKYVMQENFENDPRTWTWRQPRQGWTNSQPWVVVPWPQVTQPHWGIQNYIYRVDPSYPERYIQAAWCDASNSNVTTGGRDPEFDRYRVNMHTHMRWGPFATDSLTIMEDTTTIPPTNVRVRVRDARASFEWINRVAVGDTFFWEVAFSATSPSPPNPLTARDQWYQPVRTFPVFDTAGVWVRDTLVRGFHCGRADTYWQFALMKMDSLDSAGTIISALGKRYVWLGWRFKSNAINDSLRGAFVDNVKVSIDDGLFDHNAVRCATYRARDTVWITYPQVGDTLLFHLQHKIAGNGLLRDSLGNAVRTRAQCLVNNQAFFSTQLDVNAGEEETTYNLYSTPFIVPIEGPYEVTWQLDADNTLLESSETNNSCMTAFGAVTPNYPPTTSVDSIWYNGTFRSLSIPDTIYVQRQLGRHTNIPLIVSNGDEDDSASWFLFNSTDSFPGSGSPVMSNRVWPSYEHDGIDTVQWNIGFLADGFWYLSTVIQDLYNEPVYAMSRTVIAIVQVDAPEASDGLLPTETSITNAYPNPFNNAIQLRIGLVKDGNAQLTLHDITGRQVDHIVLDQRAGWQTVTWQPRHIATGVYFARLQVNGNVMSTVKVMYLK; from the coding sequence ATGAAACGATGGTCATTAGGCAGTAGCCGGATGATGTGGTTAGCGCTTGCGTTAGGATTTGTGCTTACCACGGCAATCCCTGCACTCGCTGCATGGAAGTATGTCATGCAGGAAAACTTTGAAAACGATCCCCGAACATGGACTTGGCGTCAACCGCGACAAGGATGGACAAACTCGCAACCGTGGGTAGTTGTTCCTTGGCCTCAAGTCACCCAACCACATTGGGGCATTCAGAACTATATCTACCGGGTTGACCCATCCTATCCCGAGCGTTACATCCAAGCGGCTTGGTGTGACGCCTCGAATAGCAACGTCACAACTGGCGGTCGTGATCCCGAATTTGATCGCTATCGGGTGAATATGCACACCCACATGCGTTGGGGTCCGTTTGCGACCGACTCGTTAACGATTATGGAAGATACAACCACAATTCCACCGACGAATGTGCGGGTGCGGGTTCGCGATGCGCGAGCGTCCTTTGAATGGATTAATCGAGTTGCAGTCGGCGACACTTTCTTCTGGGAAGTAGCATTTAGTGCAACTTCTCCCTCCCCACCCAATCCATTGACTGCACGCGACCAATGGTATCAGCCGGTTCGGACGTTTCCGGTGTTCGATACTGCTGGCGTTTGGGTTCGCGATACTTTGGTCAGGGGTTTTCACTGCGGGCGTGCCGATACTTATTGGCAATTTGCATTAATGAAAATGGATAGTTTGGACAGCGCAGGCACAATCATTTCAGCGTTAGGTAAGCGTTATGTTTGGTTAGGTTGGCGCTTTAAGTCCAACGCCATCAACGATAGCCTTCGTGGTGCATTCGTAGATAATGTCAAAGTTTCCATCGACGATGGTTTGTTTGATCATAACGCTGTTCGTTGTGCCACCTATCGTGCTCGCGATACAGTATGGATTACCTATCCGCAGGTTGGCGATACGCTACTTTTCCATCTGCAACACAAGATTGCCGGCAATGGATTGCTTCGCGATTCGTTAGGCAATGCCGTTCGTACCCGCGCGCAATGTTTGGTGAATAATCAAGCATTCTTCAGTACTCAACTTGATGTCAATGCCGGCGAAGAAGAGACGACATACAACCTTTATTCAACACCGTTTATCGTTCCCATCGAAGGTCCGTACGAGGTGACATGGCAATTGGATGCCGATAATACGCTGTTGGAATCTTCGGAAACCAATAATTCCTGTATGACGGCATTTGGTGCAGTTACGCCCAATTATCCACCTACAACATCGGTTGATTCCATTTGGTATAATGGCACATTCCGGTCGCTATCCATTCCCGACACGATTTACGTACAACGGCAATTGGGACGGCACACAAACATTCCGTTGATTGTCTCGAACGGCGATGAAGACGATAGTGCATCATGGTTCCTCTTTAATAGTACCGATTCCTTCCCCGGTTCCGGCAGTCCGGTTATGTCGAATCGAGTTTGGCCATCTTACGAACACGATGGGATCGATACCGTACAATGGAACATCGGATTCCTTGCCGACGGCTTCTGGTACCTTTCTACAGTGATACAAGATTTGTACAACGAACCGGTTTATGCGATGTCACGAACTGTGATTGCAATTGTACAAGTCGATGCACCTGAAGCAAGTGATGGTCTCTTGCCGACGGAAACGAGCATAACAAACGCATACCCGAACCCATTCAATAACGCCATTCAGTTGCGTATTGGATTGGTGAAGGATGGGAATGCACAGTTGACTTTACATGACATTACCGGGCGTCAAGTCGATCATATAGTGTTAGATCAAAGAGCCGGTTGGCAGACAGTCACCTGGCAGCCTCGCCATATTGCTAC